From the genome of Trichosurus vulpecula isolate mTriVul1 chromosome 6, mTriVul1.pri, whole genome shotgun sequence:
GTAGTATCTGGTCAGTTTGCTTGGGTGCAGAGGGCTGAAagatgttttcttggcaacgaggacaatttttttgttgttcggtcatttttttgtcatgtacaactcttcatgaccccatttgtggttttattggcagagataatggagtgatttgctatttccttctctaactctttttccagatgaggaagctgagaaaaacagggttaacCAACTTGCCgtggtcacagctagtaagtgtctgaggccagatttgaccttaggaagaggatgctttctaactccaggcccagcactatagccactgcaccacctagctgccaaacaaGGATAATAGGTTTATGATTGCTCAGGTAGATTAGTATGCTATAAAACTTTTTCTAGTCTGTTTCTAAATTCTAATTTTCACATAATTTGGGAAAGGAATTGGATCAGGTGATGTTGCCTGAAGATGGCCAAGACCATAGACTGGAGACCATAGAcacctccccttctttttttagTATTTGGATACTTGAACTAGAAGGGAAACTAGATCTTTGAGACAAATATTTGTCAGAACAATCTTTGGGAGCACCCAGAGGCCTTGGTCTGTGGGtccacttgttttcttttttcttttaatctttcaaGTGACATGATACTTTAATAAGTTAAGGACATGGACTCCTCTTTTCACAGCATTGCTTCCTTGCTTCATGTTCTTCACAAAATCCTCTGCTTTCTTCACTGAAGCTTTCAGCTCGGGAGTGGCCTCAGCAACCATTTTTTCTTCAAAAGGGGAGAGCTTGCTGATGCCCAGGTTCTTCtccatgcctttttttttcccaagcagCAAGGGTGTGGAAAAATAGGAGCACTCTGTTTCTTCTGATCTGACAAAGGAGCATTCCACCACACCCTCCTTCCCATTCATTGCATCCACAACAGAGAAGACAAATCTGGCACCAGCGTAGACCATTGAGAGGGTAGCAGAACCTGCTCTAGCTTTAGCTTTGACAACCTCCGTTCCAGCCTCCTGGATCCTCCCTATCAGGGTTTTCAGCTGATCCTCAGGAAACTCCACCTTAGGTGTGCACTGAGAGATCAGGGGGAAGATAGTCTTTCCTACATGGCCACCAATGACGGGGACATTTAATTGAGCTGGATCTAGGCCCTTCGGTTCTGCAACAAAAGTATTTGCTCTGACTATATCCAGGGTTGTTACACCAAAGATCCTGCTGGGGTTGTACACACCTTGTTTCTTAAAAACTCCAGATGTGATCAAGATGGTAGAATTGACCCAGTTTGCAATAATACAGAGCATGGCTTCTGGGCAATGCTTGGCACAGGCAGCAGCCGGAGTAGCTATGATCATAGCATTGGTGTTGAAAAGGTCATCACTAGACATTCCTGGCTTTCTGGGGACTTCTGTGGGAATCACGACAATGTCACAGCCTTTCAAGCAATCTGGCAGCTTCTCAGGTCCCATGTAACCTTTTACAGTTGCCCTGGTTTCAATGTGGCTCAAATCAGCTGCTACACAAGGGATATGAGCAATGTCACAGAGCATTAGGCGGCTCACCAAAGCACTATTCTTCAGGAGCAGTGAAAGCGCTGTCCAATTCCTCCAGAAGCACCAGCACAGCTACTTTGGCATTATTGTGCACCAAGGTGCTTAGGCCATGGCGGAGGGTGGCACCCATGTGGCAGGCAAAGGACAACAACACAGTGGGGATGGACGGAGGGCGTGGGGCCGGTGCCAGGTAGGAGAGTGGCCTGTGACTCCAACAACCTCCAGCACACATGCAGCAGCACACCTACTTGTTTTCTTAAGGTTAAGTTCAGTGGAGTCCTCTGCAGGGTACATAGTCACAGTCAACTGAATCCTCATCTGATGCCTACTCTGCCATCTGACTCACATCATCTGGATCCTGGAGTTATGAACTACagtgtttgcctcactttctccaactttaaaattgaggacataatagcacctacctcacaggattgttgtgagggtcaaatgagataatatttagaatttttttccaaatggGAACTTCTCTCTACAATGGAAATGATATCTGTCCACAGTAACAGTCAAGATTAGCCAGTGTTCCCTTTGCACTGCATGGGCAGAGGAAATATTCACATTGATGAGATAATAAACTTAAATATTCTAACTAGAAACCCATCATAGCAAAGATCCTTAGAGTGATGCCGGTGGTGCCTTCTGAGCCAATATATAGAAAAAGCACTGTTCTATACCTATGTGAGAAGGAGATCATTGTCGAAATCTATGTATCATTCCTACAACTTCATTTTAACTTGGCCATTAgcttcaaatccttcctccacTTGTCTTCCGCTATGGGTGAAAAGCTGCCAAAATGACTGATTTAAAttggatttttgttgttggaTAAACCAGACTCAATATTCAGCCCCTAAATCTATGGGCCTCATCTGGTATTTCTTGTACTAGCCAAAGCCTGATTATCTGAAGTGAAGGCATGGAGTAGTGTGGCAGGCTACCAGAGGCAAATGGCCCTCCCTACTGTCATGGGACACACACAGAAGCTCCAAGAACTGCTCAGATGACGGATGTGAATGTGGTAGCCCAGATATCACTGGGCAAAACATATTTTCTCACTCTCAGTACACCATTTCatacagagagaaaatgaagttTCCCACATCAAACAGCAAGAACAAAGAATATATATCTATTGCTTCCCAGACTTGTGTCCAAATGCATGTGAATACAATGTTTCAAAGGATTTGGGATATTTTTGCCCAGTTTATCTTAAGGGCCTGGGCTTCAGCCATTAATGAAGGTGAGATGAGAGGAAAAGAATATGTACTGAAGGAATCCCCAGAAATATTCCAAGGCATCTTTGTATCTCAGTTATTTCCTTTGAATCTTCAATACAGATTTCCAATCAGTGATTACTCTCATTCATATAGTAAAAAGGGCACCAGGCCTAtactcagaagacctaggttcaaaccctgattctgccatttactaggcaagtcattccttatctctgcctcagtttaccaatCAATAAAAAGAAGGATAATACTTGTACTCTCTGCTTCAGCATTGATATGAAGAATACCTTTGTAACTGTAGAACTGAAAGAGCTATATAAAGATGATCTAATGAAGAACTATTGTTTTCTTTCAGGTTTTAtgaaagagttgttttctttttttcttacgaCAGTATATGTCTCCACTAAAGTCCTTCATTAAACCCTCAATGTGGCAGGGAGGTGACCTTTGATGCCATGCCTCAGGTATAGTTTCACCTTAGAACTTCCttcatgggggggagggggaggggggattgCCAAGATGGCGGACCGAAAACAGGGACTTCTTTGAGCTcacccccaagtccctccaaacacctgtaaaaaatgactctaaacaaattctagagctaaagAACCCTTGAAATGACAGAGGTAAACAAGTCTCTAGTCCAAGATggcttggatggttgctgggaagggtctatcacaccacgCTGGGAATGGAGCACAGCCCGGCATGAGCAGTGCCAAGACAGACCAGGTCTAAGCAGACCAGGTGGatcaggcctcagggccctgaatcactgagctgtggtggtttccagacttcccaaaccacaagcaccaaagacaacttagcaggtcagtggggaaaactctgttggacctgggtgagagaagtacatggtctggccccagccctggggcagcagaggtggctgtggcagtggctgtggcagcagcagtggcagtggcagtgagTGGCAACTGCTTCTTAAGCTCCGGGCCCACAGACATTGGGGGAAATCAAGTGGCTGATAAAAGCAAGAGTGCATGGATCTccttgctggtgctgaggcaggattctcttgctttgtcctccTTGGATTTGGGTCACATTCTTGGTTGGTGatcctggggggaggaggagcactggtgtggcaaagcttgtgATGGCCATGGAGAAACAgtcttcctggtagttacatgggagagaagagtgcttgaagtcactcacagaccagagaacaggTCAGAAGAGGAGCAAATCACCTCAGATCACTGGACCATATcacctcagaaaaactgaaaatttacaggtgcctagaagtagatctgaaaacagcagcactctccactctggaagcacaGTTCTACCTTGGCAaggagctaaaaagtcaagtaatcggctggggaaatgagcagatgGTGTacaaaaacctcagactatagaatctttggtaccaaagaatatcaaaacatacagccagaagaagataacaaaaccaaagatcctacatcaaaagtttccaagaaaaatatgaattggtctcaggccattgaagagctcaaaaaggatttggaaaagcaagtaagagaagtagaggaaaaactgggaagagaaatgagagtgatgcaagaaaatcatgaaaaacaagttaatgatttgctaaaggagcccccaaaaatactgaagaaaataacaccttaaaaatagtctaacccaaatgacaaaagagctctaaaaagtcagtgaggagaagaatgccttgaagaccagaattggccaaatggaaaaggtgggagaaaagatcactgaaaaaaataatttcttaaaaattagactggagcaagtgggaactagtggctttatgagaaatcaagaaattgtaaaacagaagcaaaagaatgaaaaaatagaagacaatgtgaaatattccattggaaaaactactgacttggaaaacagatccagaagagataatttaaaaattattggactacctgaaagccatgatcaaaaaaagagcctagacatcatctttttaagaaattatcaaggaaaactaccctgatattctagaaccagaggggaaaatagaaattgaaagaatccacccactgcctcttgaaaaaggaaaggaaaagaaaggaaaggaataaaaaaggaaaactcataggaatattgtagccaaattccagagttcccaggtcaaggagaaaaaatttcaagcagccagaaagaaacaatttgagtattgtggaaacatgatcaggataacgtaagatctagcagcttctacattaagggattgaagggcttggaatatgatattcctgaggtcaaaggagctaggattaaaaccagaaaatctgagtataatactttagggcaaaaaatggattttcaataaaatagaggactttcaagcattcttgatgaaaagaccagaactgaatagaaaatctgactttcaaatacaagaatcaagagaagcatgaaaaggtaaacaagaaagagaaatcataagtgacttactaaagttgaactgtttacattcctacacagaaagatgatatttgtataaagattgatatttttgtcatgtatatatatagacagagggcacagggtgagttgaataaaagggatgatatctgaaaaaaataaaattaaggggtggaagaggaatatattgggagaaggagaaagggagagatacaatgaggtaaattatatcacataaaagaggcaagaaaaagatgttataatggaagggaagagggtgtagGTGAAAGGgattgagtgaaccttactctcaccggatttggcttaagggaataacatacacattcaattgagtatcttaccctacaggaaagtaggggggaaggggataaggggagatgatagaagagagggtagattgggggaaggggtagttaaaaacaaacacttttggaaagggacagggtcaaagtagaaaattgaataaatgggggatgggataggatggagggaagtacaattagtctttcaaaacatgactattatggaagtgttttgcataatgatatatgtataacctatattgaattgcttgccttatcaaggagggtgagtggggagggaagaagggacagaatttgtaactcagagtcctaaaaacaaatgttaaaaagtgtttttacatgcaacttggaaataagatatacaggcaatggggtatggaaatctatctggccatacaagaaagtaagggggaaggggataagggaggggagtggggtgatagaagggagggcagactggggaaaggagcaatcagaatacatgccatattggggtgaggggagggtagagatggggagaaaatttgtaacttgaaatcttgtggaaatggatGTTGACaactaaaagcaaataaataaaaaggaaataaccaCTAAAGAAAGAACTTCCTTCATCACCTGGGGCCTCCTCACACCCTGAAATATCTATTGACCCTTGTTGTCTTCTTACCCTAAAACATCCCTTCTGCAATCAGGCCCCTCTGTCCCATTGGTGAGTTGTTCCTAGGGTTTCCATTCTGCAAAATGCCCAGAACTGCCAACCCTCATTCCTTTCATAGACCTGCTTCTGACTTCCTGGACTTCAACCTCATgaccccatctcttccctctgttcttttcagcttcctctttgtgtgtatgtgttgtcttcctccattagaataaatGTTCCTTGAAATCAGGAACTGGCTTTCTTTTccctgtgtgtgtatgagagagagagagagagagagagagagagagagagagagagagagagagagagagagagaaatgaatcgGTCCCtatcttcaagaagtttataggAGGAAACATGTACTATTatattgttgttcaattgtgtccaactcttcctaaccccatttggtgttttcttggcaaaaatattggagtgggttgccatttccttctccagataatttgcaatgaggaaattgaggcaaacagggttgaatgatgtgtcagggtcaaacaactagtaagtgtctgaggttacatttgaactcaggtcttcctgacttcagacccagtgctctatccactgaaggATGAATATGAAGTAAATATAGGCACTTTCAGAGACAAGAAGTCAGGAAATGACCTTGTGGataaggtggcacttgagctcaGTTTGGAAGGAAGCTGGAGAGTCTAAGAGGCAGAAGcaagaagagagaacattctgTGCTTGGGgtagcctatgcaaaggcagagaggtggagatgaaaacacacacacacacacacacacacacacacacacacacacacatttgaggAACAGTAATTAACCCAGTTTGGATGGCCTAATAGTGTATCCATggaaaataatatacaataaACATGATGATGTAGACTAGAACTAGAATgttttttgtatttgattttaggAGTGGCATAAAACCATTATCTGAGTTTTCCCCTTCAGGAAGCAGTCACAATgaattcattttatcttcatagagacaaaagtatacttttaaaaattgataagaCGAAAAACAGTCCAAGGGGAGTTTATGAATCTTTCATATTTCCCAGCCTGGAGCCCTTGTCTCTAATTCTACATATAAGCAATCTGATTAGAGTCTAGTGAAAATTGCTCACACAGGATTCTTCCCAGACCTATTTACACTCAAGGACTACttcatactggttgtgtgatctaCAGTGGTGGtgttaaattcaaatagaaatggggggccCTTACCCATACATAATGATCCATGTGGATGAATATTGATTTAAACAAGCGCATATTAACATTGTATATTTTGCTAAGGATGTcacaatcacattttaatctggtttgggcccaCTTGGGCATGTTGCTGGGGACTATACACATCACTTTGTTCTAGAGTGATCATGAAGCTACTCACAatattaaatacaataaaaccctGACCTATGGAGCTCCTCTATCTCAGGAGTCCTAGAAAAGAAATTCATATCAATACAGTATGAAATGTCCTTCTTGATTTCATTATATGAGGATGAACaagtatttttccatttgtttgtttattaatgCTTTCTGGTTCTGGCACAGAAATTGGCAACAATATTTTCTGGGGGACCTAGAATTCTGTCAGCTTGACTTCTGGGTATAGCTTCACCACAAACTCTATGGTCCTTGACAAATGGGAATTGGCTTAGATGATCTTGAAAGTTTCTCTAGCTTCAACTTCTATGATTTCGTTGAAGTAAATAGCATCCCTAGAAAACCAAATACAGATTTGTGACTAGGTTTTATAATTGTTATATTTAGGGCTCTCAAACATGTTCTGGGAGAGATAGGAGTCTTGGATTATTGCCTTAACAAACATAGAGCCTAGGATCTCTCAGAATCAGTGTGTTAATCAGCAAGtcacaagcatgtattaagtgcttattgtgtgtcgggtaccatgctaagcactgggtatagaaaggagtggaaaaaaaaatcccaaggagtttatattctaatgtggtAATGTAGTAAAGAATGTAGTAAATGtagtaaagaaaaaattaatatgtGAACTTTAGGCACAAGTCttccagaaataatttttattcaatttaatattAATCTAATGTCTAAGCCATTTCTAGCTTAGATATATGTCCAAACCAGCATAATCCCCTCATGCCCTTTGATATGTCTCTCCAACCCAAGACAATTtgaggtaacatttataggaaccttaaatgatgaaaatatattaatatgtgaAAATACACCTTGAGGGTAGCATTCCAGAAAAAATATTCACTTAATCTTATATCAAATCTATTCAAACTATTGAACTTCTCCCTTGACCACTGCCCTCAAGACTTGCAAGTGCATCTTATATGTTATCAATATCTTCATACTTAaacggggagggggagaaaactgcCCTTAGGTAAGTGATGATGTTCATCACTTGGAGGGGGGCACAGTTAGGCAATGTCTTATGTAGACAAGAGTTAATTTTGGTTCTCCATCCTTGATCCATTTCTTGGGAACTTAGCCTTTGCTCTTTACCAGCTTTCCTAAAGGGGAAATCTGGAAACGGTGTTAGGCTGGAAGAATATTATCTTTAATGATTTCGGCTGAAATtaaaaggagtttttttttttgcaggggggaaggcagggcaattggggttaagtgactttcccaagatcacacagctagtaagtgtgtcaaatgtctgatgtcacatttgaactcaggtcctcctgaatccagggccggtgctctactcactgtaccacctagctgccccataaaaaGAGGCTTTTAATATGTTCCCACGCATGTCACATAAGATGCCCAATGTGGGGAGCCAGATAAAGGATAAATAATACtgaatactaaaagaaaaaatataaacacctGTATCTAAGAAACTCTAAGGAGCCCAGGCGATAGATGTATAGCCATAACTTTCCAGAAACTTACATGAGTTTTGACACCTGGCTCTCCAGAACATCAGACCTGCCCAAGTACAATTTGATTATGGCTGGTCTAATTATCTGGTGGCAATCATCgctattctttctcttcttttatatcACAAGTGCATAACAtctcacacatacaaacacatatacacacaccataGTTGCAGGTTGGTGTCACTTAGCTAAATGCCAGCGCAGCTGCCCAACTTAGTCATAGAGCTAAAAGAAATATTTCGAGAGACCGTAGTGGGTGAATACAAGCattatattcatttgttttttaataatagctcatattttagTGCTTTGTGATTTAAAAGTTACTGGAGTACAGATGGGTGGAAAGAACAAAGGAGTAAAGAAATCTTCATTCGAATCCTGATTAATTAGCCCATATGACATTGTGAAAATACCTTCATCTCCCTAGACTTTAGTTTCCCTTCCCCTTAcaatgaggagattgaactagCCATCTGGTATCCTTCTATCTGTAAGGCCTATGAAACACTATGAGGTAATGAAGACAAATAaggtttcttctggctctaagtctTATACCATACCTGCTGACTCTACTTACTCAATGACAAGCCCACATTAGGTTAAATAATAATAGAAGCTAAAAAACGTCGTGTCTCCTCTAACAAATCCTCAGTAGAACGAACGATATACTGCAAACCAAATGAAGTCCCCTATTTATCAGCGACAGTGTCTCAAGGCTCGAAATTCTGAAGAGCTTCCTAAATGAGGCTCTAAAAATGTTCAACAATATTGAGCACATATGAAAACCAAGCAGATGCAGAATGCCTATTGAATAGATAATGATATAAAGATGGAGGAAAGTCCATAGTGCTTCTGTAGCTGTAGAGGCAAATTGTTCAGATGCAAATTGGAAAGGAATAAAGAACTGCTTGATGGGATGAGTGAGGAAAAAAACTGAGAACTTGAATATAAATTGGCATCCCAACTAGCAGAATTAAGGATCTCATTGAAATTGGACATCTATTTTTAATCCTTAGTGTCTCATATGCAGGAACTGACCTGTTATTATTGAATTGCATCACTGATTGGGCATTGTGTTGTCAATCAAGAAGCCGTGTTGATACCCGTGATTGGGAAAAACAAAGCATATTGTGAGAATATCAATAATTACAAGGTCATATTCCTACCTTCTTAGATTCTACAAAATCTTTGAGAttcattttttagttttcttaacacaaaaattaatttatgctcATACCCCAAAGCACCCTTGATTAAAATAAGGCAATAGGCAGACTTTTGCAAGTGTTGTTCTACAATGAACTGCATATAATTCCATGATTGGATGAAAGTTATAGAGAGTCCAAGATCTCACCAAGCTTATCAATgctgacttttaaaaatggacTTGATTTAATAGGCCAAAACTTAAGGACTTTCCTACAACAGAATATCTCCCGGCCATATACTAAGATCTCATAAAGTTCTTTGATAGATGCAGAGAATACAGAGATATGCTTGCCAAAGCTGCTTATCACTGTTGTGGAGGATATCTAGCAAAAAGTTCAAATTGAAGAGAGATTTCCTTTTAATTGCTGTAGTCCTCCAGATGCTCTTCCCAGAATGTAGAGACCTCActggacatctagtccaacccacataCAATTGTGTACTATAACACACCCAATAAGTGGTCATGCAGCCTCTGTTCAAAGACCTATAATGAGAGAAAATCCACTGCTGGGGAAGTTTCCTtgcataaaaataaagtttacctCTTGCTATTGCTCTTTTTTCTTACTTCCAGGGCCAATTGGAGGCCTAATGCCTCTTCTTTGTgagagtccttcaaatacttga
Proteins encoded in this window:
- the LOC118854699 gene encoding LOW QUALITY PROTEIN: malate dehydrogenase, mitochondrial-like (The sequence of the model RefSeq protein was modified relative to this genomic sequence to represent the inferred CDS: inserted 2 bases in 2 codons), which encodes MCAGGCWSHRPLSYLAPAPRPPSIPTVLLSFACHMGATLRHGLSTLVHNNAKVAVXGASGGIGQXLSLLLKNSALVSRLMLCDIAHIPCVAADLSHIETRATVKGYMGPEKLPDCLKGCDIVVIPTEVPRKPGMSSDDLFNTNAMIIATPAAACAKHCPEAMLCIIANWVNSTILITSGVFKKQGVYNPSRIFGVTTLDIVRANTFVAEPKGLDPAQLNVPVIGGHVGKTIFPLISQCTPKVEFPEDQLKTLIGRIQEAGTEVVKAKARAGSATLSMVYAGARFVFSVVDAMNGKEGVVECSFVRSEETECSYFSTPLLLGKKKGMEKNLGISKLSPFEEKMVAEATPELKASVKKAEDFVKNMKQGSNAVKRGVHVLNLLKYHVT